DNA from Phragmites australis chromosome 16, lpPhrAust1.1, whole genome shotgun sequence:
aagacataagttgaattgaaatccaatatgacaagagtgaagaacaaagattagactccatatttgatacaGTGAATTCACTGGAGATGTCGGATGCATAGaagttttctatggcaagatgaTGAAAGGCAAGCAAGATTCGGCATGGATCATCCGGTGGCGAAAGACAAGCAAATGGTTTGGCGTCGGAGGACCAAAGCGgcggtgaagagcgagtgaaggctttacgCCAATACTGTGCGAgaccatgggaagctatgagtcattcgcatcaatcacatgaagaatcaagaagagatgaatTGAAGATGGTATAAAGTTGGCAACtctctaagtttgaaggaaagaagcTATATTTGAAGATATtaaaaggctcaaagtggttcaaatgagttttatcttttaatttgagtatacttttgccgcactattaagagggatgcaacgtagagctatttttttttatctcagcaCTTAAGAGTTTCTAACTAACCCAAAGTGAGAGCTCGCTTTAGGAGTCCGATGCGGAAAGTGTAAAAGTATTTGAAtcgggttttggagtgttcctagtttcgatcaaatgtgtttgagatcatgaattcagttaggATGCGGAAAGTGTAAAAGTGTTTGAAtcgggttttggagtgttcctagtctCCGTTGGCCTTGgccccctcctccctcccaaGAACCGCCCCAAGAACCAACCCTAGATCTCGCGTCCGTCCCCCGCCGCGCTTGTCGATAGAACCCAACCCCAGCGCCCCCAAAGTCCTCAGATCCGATCACTCCTCCCATACAACCTACTGCATTAACGCAACCGGTGGGGCCGTTGTGGATGGTGGCGAGAAGGAGGAAGACGCCAGCGAGTGGACCGACCAAGAGCTGGAGCTCCTCTTACGGTAGATGGTGAAGCATCTGGCGAGGGAGCCCCAACGTTGGGAGAAGATCACCGCAGCGTTCGGCAGCCGCCGCACACCAGAGAGTGTCATTCACATGGTGAAGTTAGGCACCGTCGTGGCTGCTGGGGGCTCGCTCGAGCAGTTCCTGCGCAAGTGGAAGCCTCTCGACCCGAGGGCCGAGGTGGCTGATGCAGGTGGCAATGTTAGAAGTAGGGAGGGTGGGGGTGGCGTTTGGAGCACCAGGGATGACAGGGCACTGCTGAATGCGCTCAAGGAGTTCCCCAAGCGCACGATGATGAGGTGGGATAAGGTGGCGGCTGCTGTGCCCGAGAAGACGAAGGCTGCATGCATGAAGAGGGTCACTGAGCTCAAGCGAGACTTCTGGAGCACCAAGGTGGCATCAGAGGCAGCATCGTAGGAGAATGTTGTGTGCTTGCCTGTGAATTTTGGGAGGTCAGATTGCTACAAGCTTTCCTTCTCTGCATATTGATCCATATGTCACTACTCGATGCTCATGATCGTGTTACATCTTCCCTAGTTTTGACTATTGGAAATTATGTAATGACCTTGAGATCAATGCCTTGTTTCATTAGGCGTGAGGGATGAGATTTAAGAGTTTACTCCTTGGCAGCTAGGCCCTAGCTTGTAGAAGTCTGAAATCTCAGAATTATGATCCGTGTTAACTGTGAAAGCTTTATTTGTATTTTGGGACGGTGGCATGGTGCAATTTCTATGAATCTACTGGCTGTGTAGGTTTGTAGCCTGTTGATGGAAATGATATGAAACCAACTTATTgagatgaaatatgcttatctTGAGTAAAAGAATTTAAGATCTACTGGCATCCTCTGGATACTTTGGATTGATTGGTGTGCCATAATAATATTTGGTTTGCCTTTAGCTGATCTGACAGTACGACTGTTATGTGCTGGAATTACTATTTATCGGCAGATGCTGTAGCCACATGTTACTGTATCAccagttagagataagatttggtatcagattagattagttagagataaaGATCTATTAGTTAGttttagagataagatttgttagtttAGATTATTAGAGCTGACATCTATATAAAGGAGGGCGCAACACCATTGTAATTAAGTAAGAATAATAGATCTAGTTTTCCGGTCCCCTTCTCTAGTCTCCCTCAATATATTGTCTTCCTAATCTatgttctccttccttctcTAGCAGCCGACGCCGTCTGGCTATCCTCACGACAGATATTTACTCTAACAATAACACTTTTTAATCTTACCAAGATAGTTAGCCGGTTTTATGCAGTAATTCAATGGATATACCATCTTTCTTCCTGGCTCCGCTGTCGCTCTTGATATATTGCCCCCATAATAAATTCCTGCAGCACAGGAAGCACTGGAGGAAGAAATAAATTTTCTGTTAATTTGGCTAGTTGCTGAAACTAACAAGGCAGTTTGTCTAAATATGTTGCAGAAATTTATATTTAGGTGAAATCGATAGTATCTGCCCCATTTTCTTGATCCATATTTTCAAAACATCACTATAAGTAGGATTGTGTAGGAAAACTGCTCTGCAACTCTTGGATTTATAGGCAACAAAAGTATATTTTTAGGACTAGCGTAGCTCACTGTAGTCAGGATCAAGGATATCAAGGATTTGGAGAACATAGGGTGGTTCCATACTTTCCATTGAAGTAATTACATGTTTGTAGTCTAGCTCATAaaggataaataactaaatATCATGAAATCGTGTAAAAACAAGAACTATAaaggagaaaaggagaaagagctACGAGACACATACCTTGGTAACGTTATCGGCTAATGTGCTATGCAAACTGCTCTATTGTTTCCCCGCTAAGGGGTGTGTCAAGTAAATTGACATGAAAAATTCTGATGTAGCCTGACTGTGGAATGTTGTAGCAACTTTTACAGTTCCAACTCCTGGCTCAAAATTTgttagaagaaagaaaaatgataAGTTTGTGTAAATAGTAACacttatcttcttcttcatttatttatttattatgtgTTAGATTTTTTACATTTTGGCTATTCATAACCTGGATGGAACTTGAACTTGAAAGTTTGGAAATTGGACATTGGTCAAGCAAATTGAGAAGGACACCACCAATTTTTTTGGgaacttcttgtgatgatttgatgcCCTAATCCGAAGTGTTGCATGGTTGCACTATACTTTAATCAACAAATTCTTAATGGAAACTTGCAAAATGTACACTTCCGGTATCTGTTTTGTAACTTCTGTTTTGTGTCATGTATTGAACTTATTGTGAGATCcttcaaaatatattttagttgtCGGACTGAATGACTGATGCAGTGAGGACCTATGAACATCTCTTTCTGAAGTTTTACacagagaaaaaaattacatcGCTACCTCCACTGAATCATGGAGATGCTGGATGAATAAGGGCACATAATTATACAACGGAATTCGGAATCAGGAAAACCCTTGAAACAAGAGACTTATTAGAATGAGAAACAGTCTGATACTGTGATGGACAAGGAATCGTTAGTGCTCGTCTGGGTTTTCCGACAGGCAACAGGCCACTGTCTGATTTTGTTCCCTTTTTTTACAGATCCAGTACTAGCTGAtccatgcatttttttctttttttagcaaCAAGTAATTACACAAGATTAAGCAGATTCATCTTTGGTGCTTGATTAAAAGCATGGTTGTATTGCGATGGACCTTGGACTTAAAAAATCAGGCAGAGTTTTTAAGTCTGCACTACTATTATGCTAATACTGGAGAGACTTGGATCTTGACTCCAGTAGGCAACATTTTCTAGAGCCGCCTTTGTCATCCGCACCACCAATTCAAAATTGTTGGATCTTGACTCTCAGAGGGCCATGCCACTATGTCAGGGCATTTTCATTCGAaacagctgcatgcatgcatccaaagaggataagaagaaactgCACACCGATTTGTATGTAGTGGCTGATGCTTTCCCATGGGCGGTGGCTCGTGTCGCGTCAGCCATCCATGGTCGTGTCAGCAGAAAATTGAAGGTGTCAAATATCTGCTAATCTCAACTGTTAATTTTATCATACGACGTGAAAACTACTCTTGTTTTATCATAGAAAAACTTGCGGTTACAAGGAATACTTTTTCAGGAAATCAGTATTTTTTCTAGAGTTATCTCTAATATATAAAACATGAATTAGTTAACGTGACACATCTTCCTCTACTCTCATTCTATTTAATAAAAAACTCTTaaattttgaataatttacCCACCATTATCATTCACTTTTGTCCTTTAGTCTTCCTGTTTTGTTACCGACTACAAATATAAGAAttattttacttaaaaataaataaataaattagaaaaaaaaattagcgaataatctactcatttttgtaatttttatataaaatcaaactacgacatcGCTCTCGACGTATTCGTTCAATGGCACTATCATAACGTATTAACATCTCTATACTTAAGTTTATATTTGATATTACTGCgaccaatatttatattttcgttataATGCACGTGCACTTACCTAGTTTAGGCAACtctaaatattttgtttcttagGTGCTATTAAAAAGAAAGTAAGAAATTGATGttagaaaataagtttttatatgtatatatgtgtgtatatatatatatatgtactcctccgattgcaaatataggtcgttttaaaTTTGTGCATAAgtattaagaaagtagatccaATAACCTTATTGCCCTTCATTTATtatgtattggaaaagataactcatttattcgTGAGAatagtagcatttattaaataagggtaaaacgggaaaaaaaataatgcatagaagttcaaaaatgacttatatttagagaataattgaTGAGACTAAAATGATCTATATTTGCAACCAGatggagtatatatatatatatatatatatatatatatatcttgatAATTTTTTGAGGTCttacaaaataatttattatctcacaatCATCTAAGATTGTTAAAAGAGCtagttttttctataaaaaataatatttttatctttaaattatttatcatattatcttttttttaatagataCTTAATTACAGTACTGTTTAAGAAAGGGGTAGTCGCCTTACTGTAATTCCTAGTATTAAACTCTTGGTCGCGGCTACGAGAAATATTAAACCGCACGCCAGGTCGCCACCCACTTCCAACGCAATTCCATCTTCGCTTCCGATCGCCCAAGAACCCGACGAGCTCCAATCcccaatccatccatccataCTTCCAAATCCCAACGCAATCACCTGTTTTCCCCAGTGCGATCCCTATTCCTGCTCTAGTTTTCCGGTCCCAAATCGATCTGGAGTGCCGAGTTCCGCAGCCGAATCGACGAAAGGCGCCATCTTTGATGCGCCAGGCCGTCGAGATTCCGGCGTGAGGTGAAGTCTCCGCGGGTGGAAAGAGCGCCCGGATATGGTGTGCAGGGGCTTCTTCGAGTGGGTCCTCAAGCTGCTCAACCTTGTCGTCATGGTGGTCGGGCTGGCCATGGTGGGCTACGGCACCTACCTGCTCGTGATGTGGCTGCAGGTgcctcctcccccgccgccgcttccgccgtcgCCTGCGCCGGCGGCGGTAGCTCTCAGCGGCGAGCTGATGCCACTCGGGAGGCCGCTGCTGCTTCTTGTTGATGCGCCCCTGTCAGATGCGACCGCAGAGAGGCTCTACAGTGCCTGGTGCGTGATGAGTGATCTCCTTGTCACCCTGTCTCAATAAAGCTAATCTTTGATGTGCTCATCTTCATGGCACCTCATGGCACATCTGTGATTTAGGAAACGCAGCGGGGACTATCGCTAGTGTAGATTCTTAACACCCCACCTGTTCTATCGAGCCACTTATGGAAACTTGCCACTTAATAATGACTCAATTGCATGCATCCTTGAGAGGAAAATGACTTATAGTTGCATTGTATACAGTGGGGTAATACTATAGCTGAAGTACAGATCATCCTTCCCTTTTCTGCATTTAATAATCAGCGGTTATTCTTAGCTATATGAGATTTCCTTACTGTATTGGGAATTTCAGacatcataattttttaatttgcacTGTTTCAACTTTCTGGAAATGATATCCTGTGACAAAAGAAGAGGTGTTCATAATGCCATTGTCGAGATACCAATCTGCATGGTTTAGCTTTTGCACCTCATAATAACCACACAATCGTAATAGGATTACTCCAGAAAGGAGTCTGTATTTTCATACTGTATGGTTCTCAGCGTTCTGCTCAAAGCACCGTATATGCAGTGTCATTGTGAAGTTCCACTATTGTGATGATGCTTTGCATTGTGTATCATCTTTTACATCCCTTTTTTCACACTTTTTTTAAATGTGTTGCAGGTTTATTTTCACGTTTATTGGTGTTGGTGTTATACTCTTTATCACATCGATCTTTGGTTGTGCTGGAGCTAGGAATGGATGCTGCTTGTCTATTGTATCCACATCAATTATAGACTCATATTTATGAAAACAATATCACAAGATGTGTTAGTATCCGATTTGATTTATGTGCGTCAACTATCAAGTAATTGTGCTCAGTGGAGCAAGGAATCCATAATCATTGATATGAATATATCCTTAGGGAACATGAAAATGTaggaatatttagttttaaatgcTCTGTTGTTCTCTGCTTACTGATTTTGATAGTAGTCGCCCATTAGCAACATATCCTACTTATTTTTCCATAATTGTATGTCATGCTTTCCTTGACATTCGGAACAGTACTCATTCCTCATTATTTTGTTCATACTGGTTGAGCTTGCTGCAGGAGGTTTCATTTTCTTCAACCATAGTTGGAAAGAGGTGAGTACGCCTAGTCTCTTGTTTGTTGGAAAAGATTCtctctttgaatttggtttcttaTTCATTATTTCGCAGGTGATCCCAGTTGACAAAACTGGTAACTTTGACATGATGTACAGCTTTTTGAAAGAGAACTGGCGAATTGCAAAATGGGTTGCACTTGGAGCTGTTATATTTGAGGTAAAAGTTAAACAACTGTACAGCCCTTGGACTGTTGGTTGTAATTTGATAGAAGCATTCAGGAGACGAAGCACTTCTGCATATGTATTAAGTTTGTTTTACAAACCAACCTAGATTAcctattctaaattttttacGATGATATAGTAAAAGTCATCCAAATAAGGGCAACAATAATGTTAGCAGTAGGAGAATCATGAAACGAAGCAGAGGTCCTACCCttgttaaaagaaaaaaaaagtaagggATTTACAACTCAGTACCTTGTTACTCTTTCTACGTTTAGAGCTGCTTTGGGTAAAACAATTTTAAGAACTTATCGAAAGATAACCTAGTGATATGCTAATTATGCAggtttaaataaaataatttatttattgctGAAAGTTTAAAAAAGGATGGTCCCTATTGACATTTTAATATCCTCTTATTACCGCTTCTCTAGTTCTCTACTTCCTGCTTCAATGCAGATGTTTTTCATTGTAGGTTACTAGATTCTACTCTTAGGGGGAAATGAAGTAAATTCCACGTCTTCCAACTTTGCACATTGACTTCCCTTTTCATTTAGTATGTTTCTTTCAGGTTACCTCCCTGATCTTTCATCATGAGTCTTAAAAAGAATGGTATCGTTTTGATCCAAAGTGTAGGTTTTGTACCTGCACACCAAAATTTAAACAATATGTATTAATAGTTGATGGCATGCTTACCGATTTGTTACAGATTTGTTGTAAGTTTAGTACATGAACATGTACAGACATAGATAACTGTCATGCATCAACCTATATCAAGCGGTATTAATGTACAGACATAGACAACTGGAATGGACCTGGTTGGGGCATATTTGGAAAGAATCGGGGTTTCAggtgaaaatgaaagaaattgcACATGATTGCGATTTTGTGAGAGAAATGTTGCCTGTTAAAAATTTCTAACATCGACATGCACATTTTATTTAATTTCGGTTAAATTATTTCTCGTGTTCTCATCATGCTACGCCTTACCATTTTTGTTTCATAGAACTGGAATATTatcattgcatgcattttttCAGTTTCTAAAAGTAATAGaccaaatgttttttttcttttgcaggcaTTGTTGTTCACTGTAGCTATCATAGTACAGTCGGGCAATCAAGCTGATTATGACAGTGATGATGAATACATTGGCCCGAGGTCTGGAGTCCGGCAACCGTTGGTGAATCAGCAAGATCCTGCTGATCCTAGGGTGCGCAACCTTGACTACCGCCCAATCCGGAATGACGCTTGGAGCCAAAGATTGAGAGAGAAGGTACAAAACCTTTTACAACCCTTATAACTTCTATGGCGCTCATccgctttctttcttttccttacaCTGATACCTTGTGTTCTGGCAGTATGGGGTGGATAACTTCGATCCAAACAGGTTTGGACAGGCCACGATATCTCCTGCAGAACAAAGAAACCGATGCACAATTCTCTGAAGCTTGGTTGATATCAGTCAGTAGTGGTTCCAAGCTTATATCCAACTGTGCAATTCATCGTGTCCTGGATAATGTGTGTCTGGTTGATCCGATGTTGTCCAGTTGTGTAGAGTGTAGAAAGCTTCGCATTCACCTGAGTCAGTTCCTTGGTTCACATAGTCAGAACTCCACACCCTCCATGCACAGATGTAGGCACTGCATCCTTCAGGCGTTGTAATAAATAGTTTCGAACCTAGTTTTGGCGACAGAGAATGTTCCATTGTGCATAAAACCTTGTCTGTGAAGTGATTTGCGCTACATGCACCATGTTTAAACCAAGGCATGTTTGCTATGTCCAGTTTTTACATTGTCAAATATCTGTATGCGCATATGAGGATGCTGAGCCTTCTAGTCTCGTAATAATTGAACTTAGCTGTTGTGACAGAGAACATATTACATTATTGAAAAAGGTATATGTTCTTCTGGCTCCCCAAAAAAGTGATATGTTCCCTTTTCAATACTCATTGATGCTTTGTAGTATGTGTGTAATGCATGATCGACAGAAACCGGTCATCTTGCAGATCCAGATCCAGATCTGACAATGAACGTCTTGATCAAAATTACAAGTGTTTGGTGTCAAAAGATGATGGCGGTCAGTTCCTTTCATTGGTGCTACTGTACTTGCTGAGTCGACTGAGCACCATCTATGACTACGCTTTTATCATCGTGTGTTTGTCTGCTGAATTTTAGCATGATTTTCtctgaattgttacaagtctTTCACGCCATGAATTGGATCATTGACCAGTGATCACGGACTGATAGTCCCTGTCAGCATTGTTAGCGAATATTTCGGCTAGCTCCTATGGATCCTTTCCTCGCATGGACCTGCCTTGCATGGCAGCCTGTCCATGCCTTGCATACCGCTCCTGCCTTGCATGCTGGATCAGCCTGCTGTGCATGCCACTCTTGCCTTGCATGCATGCTGCTCCTGCACCTTCCTTGCATGTCTAGAGCAGCCCTCACGCGTATGCATTCTTCACGCACAGCCTATCGCTGTATCTCTCGGTCTAGGCTATTTATTATAATACATACCTTTGAGTAATACAATTATCTCTCGGTCTAGGCTATTTATTGTAATACATACATTTGAGTAATACAATTCAACTATTACGCATGAATTATCTCGCTCTCATGGTATCAGAGCGAGCCGGCCAGTCCAACTCCAGCAAGGCAGGTGCGCCATGGCCATCCTTCTACAACCCGTGGACCGGCACAATTCAAATGTGGGCCGGTCCGCATGGTCCCTCAAGCGGGTCGCAGCACCGCCCTCGCCTGCCCGCGCCAACAGCCTTCCAGCCACCGCAGGCTCTGGTTGCTGCCACGCTGGGGCCCTTCGGCTACCCTCTGGCGCCTCTGTAGCAGCCTGACCTGCCCCCTCCAGCTCTCGGTGCCCCGACCGTCCAGCCGCCCTCGACGCTGTCACCATAGACTCCTTGGGTTGGAGTCTCCTGGGACCAGCAGGCGCTGGCCAACGCTTTCAGCACCATGACCGTCAACTCGCCCTCTACTGGCGAGTGGATCATGGACTCTGGCGCCTCCTCGCATATGACTCCCGACACCGGTAACATCTCCTTGTTTCACCAGCCACGTTCATCCTTTCCTTCCTCCGTCATCGTTGGCAATGGGTCTACTTTACCTGTCACGCACACTGGCCACACAGTCCTACCCGGCCCCTTTTACCTTAATAATGTTCTTGTCACTCCAAACATTATTAAGTCTCTTATTTTTGTGCGCCAGTTTACCACAGACAATCACTGTTCTGTTGAGTTTGACCCGTTTGAcctctctgtgaaggatcttcGTTCCAGAAACGTGATCGCCAGGTGCAATAGCTCCGGTCC
Protein-coding regions in this window:
- the LOC133895707 gene encoding tobamovirus multiplication protein 2A-like, which codes for MVCRGFFEWVLKLLNLVVMVVGLAMVGYGTYLLVMWLQVPPPPPPLPPSPAPAAVALSGELMPLGRPLLLLVDAPLSDATAERLYSAWFIFTFIGVGVILFITSIFGCAGARNGCCLSIYSFLIILFILVELAAGGFIFFNHSWKEVIPVDKTGNFDMMYSFLKENWRIAKWVALGAVIFEALLFTVAIIVQSGNQADYDSDDEYIGPRSGVRQPLVNQQDPADPRVRNLDYRPIRNDAWSQRLREKYGVDNFDPNRFGQATISPAEQRNRCTIL